The following are encoded together in the Streptomyces sp. NBC_01465 genome:
- a CDS encoding carbohydrate kinase family protein: MVQQHTEYDVLVVGGSGVDTVVRVDALPVPLADSVHVGPIEEWPGHTGGNVALGTRALGLRSALADYIGDDWIGAQVRERLAKGNVEFAPLISAAGTRRAVNLVDATGRRMSFYDGRDPADLRMPRDHYLPLLRRTRHVHLSIMDFARHLYDDIEALGVPSSTDLHDWDGLADHHREFALRSDVVFFSAAGAGDRTGAVMAEIIREGRAEVVVATAGADGSYVLIRNGGPAPVHVPATVPPAPVVDSNGAGDAYVSGFLYGRLAGRDALECARLGAVSGAFACTAPGSTALIGADELLAGQN; encoded by the coding sequence GTGGTTCAACAGCACACGGAGTACGACGTCTTGGTGGTCGGCGGCAGCGGAGTGGACACGGTCGTCCGTGTCGACGCCCTGCCCGTTCCGCTCGCCGACTCGGTCCATGTCGGCCCCATCGAGGAGTGGCCCGGCCACACCGGCGGCAATGTGGCCCTGGGTACCCGCGCACTCGGCCTGCGCTCTGCGCTGGCCGACTACATCGGGGACGACTGGATCGGCGCCCAGGTGCGCGAGCGGCTGGCCAAGGGGAACGTGGAGTTCGCCCCGCTGATCTCGGCCGCGGGCACCCGGCGCGCGGTCAATCTGGTGGACGCGACCGGCCGCCGCATGTCCTTCTACGACGGCCGCGACCCGGCGGACCTCCGCATGCCGCGGGACCACTACCTCCCGCTACTGCGGCGCACCCGCCATGTACATCTCTCCATCATGGATTTCGCACGCCATCTGTACGACGACATCGAGGCCCTCGGCGTCCCCTCCTCCACGGATCTGCACGACTGGGACGGACTGGCCGACCACCACAGGGAGTTCGCCCTCCGCTCCGACGTCGTCTTCTTCAGCGCGGCCGGCGCAGGCGACCGCACCGGGGCCGTGATGGCCGAGATCATCCGCGAGGGCCGCGCCGAGGTCGTCGTCGCCACGGCGGGGGCGGACGGCTCGTACGTCCTCATTCGGAACGGCGGACCGGCACCGGTCCACGTTCCGGCGACCGTGCCGCCCGCCCCCGTGGTGGACTCCAACGGCGCGGGCGACGCCTACGTCAGCGGCTTCCTGTACGGCAGGCTGGCCGGACGGGACGCTCTGGAGTGCGCCCGGCTGGGCGCGGTCTCCGGCGCCTTCGCCTGTACGGCACCGGGCTCCACCGCCCTCATCGGCGCGGACGAGCTCCTCGCCGGTCAGAACTGA